The Montipora foliosa isolate CH-2021 chromosome 1, ASM3666993v2, whole genome shotgun sequence genome has a window encoding:
- the LOC138010111 gene encoding uncharacterized protein: protein MRLHHKVKSTLSESHYSILRQAIAERGEFVMNIVKRKHEQKLQKDQKRNYEQIKKKWVVNISDRALTKNEISVLRKGLNLAITPKQIPTKEILASVESAISNLQRDQQDEVRNEVFCMLRKAKAPTEQNLTRDEKQALKDLRNDDEILVIKADKGNCTVVMNRVDYQDQINEMLRDRNTYKPITDKRRNPTSRVETEIQKKLLELKKQGNLTESEYWKLRPSESTPAALYGLPKVHKVNLQPTDDHLTVP, encoded by the coding sequence ATGAGGCTTCATCACAAAGTCAAGTCAACCCTTAGTGAGAGTCATTATTCCATTTTACGCCAAGCAATCGCAGAGCGAGGTGAATTTGTCATGAACATCGTGAAACGTAAGCACgaacaaaaactgcaaaaagaTCAAAAGCGGAACTACgagcaaataaaaaagaaatgggTGGTAAACATCTCTGATCGGGCACTAACCAAGAATGAAATATCCGTCCTGAGGAAAGGTCTAAATTTGGCCATAACGCCCAAGCAAATTCCAACTAAGGAAATCCTGGCATCAGTCGAATCAGCCATAAGCAACCTCCAACGAGACCAGCAGGATGAAGTCAGGAATGAAGTATTTTGTATGCTGAGAAAGGCAAAAGCGCCAACAGAACAAAACCTGACCCGGGACGAAAAACAAGCCTTAAAAGATCTGAGAAACGACGATGAAATTCTGGTGATTAAAGCTGACAAAGGCAATTgcaccgtcgttatgaacagggTTGATTACCAAGATCAAATCAACGAAATGCTTCGAGACAGAAACACGTACAAGCCAATAACAGATAAAAGACGTAACCCAACTTCACGGGTTGAGACCGAAATCCAGAAGAAATTGTTAGAGCTCAAAAAGCAAGGGAACCTGACTGAGAGCGAATACTGGAAACTCAGGCCATCCGAATCGACGCCAGCTGCTTTGTATGGTCTACCCAAAGTGCACAAAGTTAACCTCCAGCCGACGGACGATCATCTGACGGTACCGTAA
- the LOC137989778 gene encoding iroquois-class homeodomain protein irx-4-A-like isoform X1: MANSSTTKIACPQFRCTYSSQFMLPGSQTSACCDSVRSPLHDSLASRSLCPCQLDRVLQQRVSTMPVNLLPRPTFNETGFTIGAADLAAFYSPLARPCDIKEWRDSWYLQASAARHPLDVHGFEPHSHTACPRLGERFSPIDLAAAGARRKNATRETTSTLKAWLYEHRKNPYPTKGEKIMLAIITKMTLTQVSTWFANARRRLKKENKMTWSPRNRCGEKKDDLDEDDDGPSDSDCDEQSYEDDKICDTKDEISSVRKEETDKDTRKGNIQLNTDVQDKSAKNNINSVESLLSKPTNPLIRSQDLRAVHCVTSTIEPNVQDSPVKSLRKWVDGCFHDTTASLVNINPVPCETPPSTPTNRSSTETSVITPVRNSTPSLGNTEKIDTKTSPNPCSPTQIADDEKAQKPKLDAENASVYNPIITRSVATTNYREIDAALALTTLSAR; this comes from the exons ATGGCAAACTCCTCAACCACAAAGATTGCTTGTCCACAGTTTCGTTGCACGTATTCCTCGCAG TTTATGCTCCCCGGTTCACAAACCTCTGCTTGCTGTGATTCTGTTCGTTCGCCTTTACACGACAGCTTAGCTTCGCGTTCTCTGTGCCCGTGTCAACTTGATCGAGTGCTACAACAAAGAGTTTCCACGATGCCAGTGAACTTACTCCCAAGGCCGACATTTAACGAGACTGGTTTCACAATAGGCGCTGCAGACCTTGCAGCTTTCTATTCACCCTTG GCTCGTCCGTGTGATATTAAAGAATGGCGCGATTCATGGTATTTGCAGGCTTCTGCAGCGAGACATCCCTTAGATGTTCACGGTTTTGAACCTCATTCACATACAGCTTGTCCACGACTTGGAGAAAG ATTTTCACCCATCGATTTAGCGGCTGCCGGTGCAAGGAGAAAAAATGCTACACGAGAGACAACAAGCACTCTGAAAGCTTGGCTCTATGAACACAGAAAAAACCCGTACCCTACAAAAGGCGAGAAGATAATGCTAGCAATAATAACGAAGATGACGCTCACGCAAGTTTCAACCTGGTTCGCGAACGCAAGGCGAAGATTGAAAAAGGAGAACAAAATGACATGGTCGCCACGAAATAGGTGTGGGGAGAAAAAGGATGATcttgatgaagatgatgatggtCCGAGCGATTCAGACTGCGACGAACAGAGCTATGAAGACGACAAAATCTGTGACACCAAAGACGAGATATCTTCTGTTAGAAAAG AAGAAACAGACAAAGACACGAGAAAGGGAAACATCCAGTTAAATACGGACGTCCAAGATAAGTCCGCCAAAAACAACATAAACAGTGTTGAGAGTTTACTAAGCAAGCCAACCAATCCGCTGATTCGCTCTCAAGACCTAAGAGCTGTACACTGCGTAACAAGCACCATCGAGCCGAACGTGCAAGATTCTCCGGTCAAAAGTCTTAGAAAATGGGTGGATGGATGTTTTCATGATACAACAGCAAGTCTTGTGAATATCAACCCCGTCCCTTGCGAGACACCTCCTTCAACACCTACGAACAGATCATCCACAGAAACATCTGTTATTACACCAG TTCGAAATTCAACGCCTTCTCTCGGTAATACAGAGAAGATAGATACAAAAACATCTCCAAATCCATGTTCACCGACACAGATCGCGGATGATGAAAAAGCACAGAAACCAAAACTGGATGCAGAGAACGCCAGCGTTTACAATCCCATAATCACGAG AAGTGTGGCGACGACCAACTATCGAGAAATTGATGCCGCTTTGGCTCTGACGACGCTATCAGCCCGATAG
- the LOC137989778 gene encoding iroquois-class homeodomain protein irx-4-A-like isoform X2, whose product MLPGSQTSACCDSVRSPLHDSLASRSLCPCQLDRVLQQRVSTMPVNLLPRPTFNETGFTIGAADLAAFYSPLARPCDIKEWRDSWYLQASAARHPLDVHGFEPHSHTACPRLGERFSPIDLAAAGARRKNATRETTSTLKAWLYEHRKNPYPTKGEKIMLAIITKMTLTQVSTWFANARRRLKKENKMTWSPRNRCGEKKDDLDEDDDGPSDSDCDEQSYEDDKICDTKDEISSVRKEETDKDTRKGNIQLNTDVQDKSAKNNINSVESLLSKPTNPLIRSQDLRAVHCVTSTIEPNVQDSPVKSLRKWVDGCFHDTTASLVNINPVPCETPPSTPTNRSSTETSVITPVRNSTPSLGNTEKIDTKTSPNPCSPTQIADDEKAQKPKLDAENASVYNPIITRSVATTNYREIDAALALTTLSAR is encoded by the exons ATGCTCCCCGGTTCACAAACCTCTGCTTGCTGTGATTCTGTTCGTTCGCCTTTACACGACAGCTTAGCTTCGCGTTCTCTGTGCCCGTGTCAACTTGATCGAGTGCTACAACAAAGAGTTTCCACGATGCCAGTGAACTTACTCCCAAGGCCGACATTTAACGAGACTGGTTTCACAATAGGCGCTGCAGACCTTGCAGCTTTCTATTCACCCTTG GCTCGTCCGTGTGATATTAAAGAATGGCGCGATTCATGGTATTTGCAGGCTTCTGCAGCGAGACATCCCTTAGATGTTCACGGTTTTGAACCTCATTCACATACAGCTTGTCCACGACTTGGAGAAAG ATTTTCACCCATCGATTTAGCGGCTGCCGGTGCAAGGAGAAAAAATGCTACACGAGAGACAACAAGCACTCTGAAAGCTTGGCTCTATGAACACAGAAAAAACCCGTACCCTACAAAAGGCGAGAAGATAATGCTAGCAATAATAACGAAGATGACGCTCACGCAAGTTTCAACCTGGTTCGCGAACGCAAGGCGAAGATTGAAAAAGGAGAACAAAATGACATGGTCGCCACGAAATAGGTGTGGGGAGAAAAAGGATGATcttgatgaagatgatgatggtCCGAGCGATTCAGACTGCGACGAACAGAGCTATGAAGACGACAAAATCTGTGACACCAAAGACGAGATATCTTCTGTTAGAAAAG AAGAAACAGACAAAGACACGAGAAAGGGAAACATCCAGTTAAATACGGACGTCCAAGATAAGTCCGCCAAAAACAACATAAACAGTGTTGAGAGTTTACTAAGCAAGCCAACCAATCCGCTGATTCGCTCTCAAGACCTAAGAGCTGTACACTGCGTAACAAGCACCATCGAGCCGAACGTGCAAGATTCTCCGGTCAAAAGTCTTAGAAAATGGGTGGATGGATGTTTTCATGATACAACAGCAAGTCTTGTGAATATCAACCCCGTCCCTTGCGAGACACCTCCTTCAACACCTACGAACAGATCATCCACAGAAACATCTGTTATTACACCAG TTCGAAATTCAACGCCTTCTCTCGGTAATACAGAGAAGATAGATACAAAAACATCTCCAAATCCATGTTCACCGACACAGATCGCGGATGATGAAAAAGCACAGAAACCAAAACTGGATGCAGAGAACGCCAGCGTTTACAATCCCATAATCACGAG AAGTGTGGCGACGACCAACTATCGAGAAATTGATGCCGCTTTGGCTCTGACGACGCTATCAGCCCGATAG